From the Spiroplasma alleghenense genome, one window contains:
- a CDS encoding SDR family NAD(P)-dependent oxidoreductase — protein sequence MRKNKAQINQEKWAIVTGASKGIGYGYCKKLLDLGWNVVAVARNTDSLDKLSKEYTQQIVLKINLDLSDPKNSYKLFEDTKNMPISLIINNAGRGVLGDFDKADLEQELNMIDLNIKSLHILTKLFTQRFSENEIGRIINIASVVAFLPGPGFASYYASKAYVQSLGSAINHELKTKKSKSRVITICPGPLKTGFTQRSRNELENKTEFTSQSKDVTNFVNISLKKALKAKRRNYFIIGFRNRFLNKLMMFIPKSWSMNAVYRYNRKNNK from the coding sequence ATGAGAAAAAATAAAGCTCAAATTAATCAAGAAAAATGAGCCATTGTTACTGGAGCTAGCAAAGGTATTGGTTATGGATATTGCAAAAAATTATTAGATTTAGGTTGGAATGTTGTTGCTGTTGCCAGAAATACAGATTCTTTAGATAAGCTTTCTAAGGAATATACACAACAAATTGTCTTGAAAATTAATTTAGATTTAAGTGATCCAAAAAACAGTTATAAATTGTTTGAGGATACCAAAAATATGCCAATTTCATTAATAATCAATAATGCTGGTCGAGGTGTTTTAGGTGATTTTGACAAAGCTGATTTAGAACAAGAGTTAAATATGATTGATTTGAATATTAAATCTTTACACATTTTGACAAAATTATTCACTCAAAGGTTTTCAGAAAATGAAATCGGTCGCATTATTAACATCGCAAGCGTAGTGGCCTTCCTTCCAGGCCCAGGTTTTGCAAGCTATTATGCTTCAAAGGCCTATGTTCAAAGTTTGGGTTCAGCAATTAATCATGAATTAAAAACTAAGAAATCAAAAAGCAGAGTTATAACAATTTGTCCAGGACCATTAAAAACGGGTTTTACCCAAAGAAGCAGAAATGAATTAGAAAATAAAACTGAATTCACTTCCCAAAGTAAAGACGTTACCAATTTTGTCAATATTAGTTTAAAAAAAGCTTTGAAGGCGAAAAGAAGAAACTACTTTATAATTGGTTTTAGAAACAGATTTTTAAACAAGCTAATGATGTTTATTCCAAAATCATGATCCATGAACGCCGTTTATCGTTACAATCGTAAAAATAACAAATAA
- a CDS encoding phosphoglycerate kinase codes for MNKKTLNEVDVTGKKVLVRVDFNVPLKDGAITDDNRIQAALPTIKHLVKNKAKIVLLSHLSRIKTEEDKAKKSLAPIAIALEKAIGQKVVFVPNTRGAELEAAIDGLKEGEILLLENTRFEDVKNNEVVKAESKNDADLGKYWAGLGDIFVNDAFGTAHRAHASNVGISKNIKESCVGFLVQKELEMLAQGVDKPEHPFVAIIGGAKVSDKIGVIDNLLTKADKIIIGGGMAYTFFAAQGHKIGKSLLEADKIDLAKEYLKKSNGKIILPIDSANAAEFKDVTPTFSGVDLPDDVMGLDIGPKSIELFQKELAGAKTVAWNGPMGVFEMENFKKGTVAVCEAIANLKGAFTLIGGGDSAAAAIQLGFKEKFTHISTGGGASLEYMEGKVLPGVEAIQNK; via the coding sequence ATGAACAAAAAAACTTTAAACGAAGTTGATGTGACAGGAAAAAAAGTCCTAGTTCGTGTTGACTTCAACGTACCATTAAAAGACGGAGCTATTACAGACGATAATCGTATTCAAGCTGCTTTACCAACAATTAAACATTTGGTTAAAAATAAAGCTAAAATCGTTTTATTATCACACTTAAGCCGAATTAAAACCGAGGAAGATAAGGCTAAAAAATCATTAGCACCAATCGCTATTGCATTAGAAAAAGCAATTGGTCAAAAAGTGGTTTTTGTACCAAATACTCGCGGAGCTGAATTAGAAGCTGCTATTGACGGTCTAAAAGAAGGGGAAATTCTATTATTAGAAAATACTCGTTTTGAAGATGTTAAAAACAATGAAGTTGTGAAAGCGGAAAGTAAAAACGACGCTGACTTAGGTAAATACTGAGCAGGACTTGGAGATATTTTTGTTAACGATGCTTTTGGAACAGCCCACAGAGCACATGCGTCAAACGTAGGAATCTCAAAAAATATAAAAGAATCATGCGTAGGTTTTTTAGTTCAAAAAGAATTAGAAATGCTTGCTCAAGGGGTTGATAAACCTGAGCACCCATTTGTAGCTATTATTGGGGGAGCTAAAGTTTCTGACAAAATCGGTGTTATCGATAACTTGTTAACTAAAGCTGACAAAATTATTATTGGGGGAGGAATGGCTTATACATTCTTCGCTGCTCAAGGGCACAAAATCGGTAAATCTCTTTTAGAGGCTGATAAAATTGATCTTGCAAAAGAATACTTAAAAAAATCAAATGGTAAAATTATTTTACCAATCGATTCAGCTAATGCTGCTGAATTCAAAGATGTAACTCCAACTTTCTCAGGTGTTGATTTACCCGATGATGTAATGGGACTAGACATTGGACCTAAATCAATTGAATTATTCCAAAAAGAATTAGCAGGAGCTAAGACTGTTGCTTGAAATGGACCAATGGGAGTATTTGAAATGGAAAACTTTAAAAAGGGAACAGTTGCTGTTTGTGAAGCAATCGCAAACTTAAAAGGAGCTTTCACTTTAATTGGAGGTGGAGACTCTGCTGCAGCAGCAATCCAATTAGGATTTAAAGAAAAATTCACTCATATCTCAACTGGTGGAGGAGCTTCATTAGAATACATGGAAGGTAAAGTTTTACCCGGTGTTGAAGCTATTCAAAACAAATAA
- the gap gene encoding type I glyceraldehyde-3-phosphate dehydrogenase, protein MKKIAINGFGRIGRLAFRKLWESKNVEIVAINDLTDPKTLAYLLEHDSAHGYFQKGKVSFTNDSITVDGKSIKVLAERDAAALPWGKMGIDLVVEATGFYTDKEKASAHIKAGAKKVMISAPATGDLKTVVFGVNHTDLTKDDVIASAGSCTTNCLAPVLQILDKEFGVVKGLMTTVHAVTNDQKLLDLPHSDLRRGRAASWNIIPTSTGAAAAIGKVLPTLNGKLDGLALRVPVITGSIVDLSIELTKSPKVEEINAAIKKAIDSDKKGLGMALEYRDDSIVSSDIIGSNYGSIFDATMTRLIEVDGKKMYKIFSWYDNEASFTSQFVRVIEHVVSL, encoded by the coding sequence ATGAAAAAAATCGCTATAAACGGATTCGGAAGAATCGGAAGACTTGCTTTCAGAAAATTATGAGAGTCAAAAAATGTTGAAATCGTTGCAATTAACGACTTAACAGATCCAAAAACTTTAGCATACTTATTAGAACATGACTCAGCTCATGGATATTTCCAAAAAGGTAAAGTTTCATTTACAAATGATTCAATTACAGTTGACGGAAAAAGTATTAAAGTTTTAGCTGAAAGAGATGCAGCAGCATTACCTTGAGGAAAAATGGGAATTGACTTAGTTGTTGAAGCAACAGGTTTTTACACAGACAAAGAAAAAGCATCAGCACATATTAAAGCTGGAGCAAAAAAAGTTATGATTTCAGCACCAGCAACTGGTGATTTGAAAACAGTTGTATTTGGTGTAAACCACACTGACTTAACAAAAGATGATGTAATTGCATCAGCAGGTTCATGTACAACAAACTGTTTAGCACCTGTACTACAAATTCTTGATAAAGAATTCGGAGTTGTTAAAGGTTTAATGACTACAGTTCACGCTGTAACTAATGACCAAAAATTATTAGACTTACCTCACAGTGACTTACGTCGTGGGCGTGCAGCATCATGAAATATTATTCCAACAAGTACTGGAGCTGCAGCAGCTATCGGTAAAGTACTACCAACATTGAATGGTAAATTAGATGGATTAGCACTACGTGTTCCAGTAATTACAGGTTCAATCGTTGACTTATCAATTGAGTTGACTAAATCACCAAAAGTTGAAGAAATCAACGCAGCAATTAAAAAAGCAATCGATTCTGACAAAAAAGGATTAGGAATGGCTCTAGAATACAGAGATGATTCAATCGTTTCATCAGATATTATCGGATCAAACTACGGTTCAATTTTTGACGCAACTATGACTAGATTAATTGAAGTTGATGGTAAAAAAATGTACAAAATCTTTTCATGATATGACAATGAAGCTTCATTTACTTCACAATTTGTAAGAGTAATTGAACATGTTGTTTCATTATAA
- a CDS encoding ATP-binding protein: MKTSDLIAKINEFNSLKDFMKEHKITKSDMEANQEFLEIFLENYQECSQGYIEECQQVPKGYQPFLEWNHKMFYSGSRHCLHWMKTNKNYEIKKNFVYCDYNVDDNFETISSYDKKLKAGEVVDESRVRYVKLINTIIKNNYKKGVFLSGLPGVGKTFLLQITANQFAQKNKVAFITVSNLIKTVKDGFSNNELQKENLLRSLMRVDYLFLDDIGGEVVTAYSRDEILFTLLNYRMENKKPTFFSANFRLNKLDAIYGVADINNNDREIIKMKTKRFTERIKGLVIEDLMINGENKRHS; this comes from the coding sequence ATGAAGACATCAGATTTAATTGCTAAAATTAATGAATTTAATTCCTTAAAAGATTTTATGAAAGAGCACAAAATCACTAAATCTGATATGGAGGCAAATCAAGAATTTCTCGAAATTTTCTTGGAAAACTATCAAGAATGTTCACAAGGATATATAGAAGAGTGCCAACAAGTTCCTAAAGGATATCAACCATTTTTGGAATGAAACCATAAAATGTTTTATTCAGGAAGCAGACATTGTTTACACTGAATGAAGACTAATAAAAACTATGAAATTAAGAAGAATTTTGTATACTGTGACTATAATGTTGATGATAATTTTGAAACAATTTCAAGTTATGATAAAAAGCTAAAAGCCGGTGAAGTGGTTGATGAATCTCGAGTAAGGTACGTAAAATTAATTAATACAATCATTAAAAATAACTATAAAAAAGGGGTCTTTTTATCTGGACTACCTGGGGTTGGGAAAACTTTTTTATTACAAATAACTGCTAATCAATTTGCTCAAAAAAATAAGGTAGCTTTTATAACAGTTTCAAATCTTATAAAAACCGTTAAAGATGGTTTTTCAAATAACGAACTGCAAAAAGAAAATCTTTTAAGAAGTTTGATGAGAGTTGACTATTTATTTCTTGATGATATTGGAGGAGAGGTTGTTACAGCTTACTCAAGAGATGAAATCCTATTTACTTTACTAAATTACCGTATGGAAAACAAAAAACCCACCTTCTTTTCAGCTAATTTTAGGTTAAATAAACTAGATGCAATTTATGGGGTTGCAGATATTAATAACAATGATCGTGAAATTATCAAAATGAAGACTAAAAGATTTACCGAAAGAATTAAAGGCTTGGTAATTGAGGATTTAATGATTAACGGAGAAAATAAACGTCATAGTTAA
- a CDS encoding DnaD domain protein, whose amino-acid sequence MENYSYKINLKNNSSNYDLKTLQYLYLPIIGSGAFSVFNCLVNEAGLQKEFKKKEFDISRLAKISSLTLVNLKKDIEKLSAMGLLKIMTKKDNSKKLFNVYAPLEPSEFLSDEIYSKALLKKIGKEEFEVVTYIFRDDCVSSDEYIEEKATFSKVFQEDAISLLDLNPSVMKLKKRHAEQIQNKISVAEIMDKLKEKNITINLNTVIYKSTFKKIASLYQLNTAQVLEAILICYDYENDILSPEVLFDFITVKNVEMTENNCDLVAVKKCREMEEIDPINYLELLRDGKTLTSASKNIIKTLQNDFKFNNGIINCLLEFSYYKNSHEIVGNYLIKIAQSVQDLKITKTIDLMNYLKQAHKESLKNNQAKKSTSKTKVVEKFKDIVASIDWDSNSEPEAYQSKLIW is encoded by the coding sequence ATGGAAAATTATAGTTATAAAATTAATCTTAAAAATAATTCTAGCAATTACGACTTAAAAACACTACAATATTTATATTTACCAATCATTGGAAGTGGTGCTTTTTCTGTGTTTAATTGCCTTGTTAATGAAGCGGGATTGCAAAAAGAATTCAAGAAAAAAGAATTTGACATTTCGCGTTTGGCCAAAATTAGTTCTTTAACCTTGGTAAATCTAAAAAAAGATATTGAAAAACTTTCGGCAATGGGTTTATTAAAGATAATGACTAAAAAAGATAATAGTAAAAAACTATTTAATGTATATGCCCCATTAGAACCAAGCGAATTTTTAAGTGACGAAATTTACTCAAAAGCTCTTTTAAAAAAAATTGGTAAAGAGGAATTTGAAGTTGTAACATATATTTTTCGTGATGATTGTGTTTCATCAGATGAGTATATTGAAGAAAAAGCTACTTTTTCAAAAGTCTTCCAAGAAGATGCTATTAGTTTATTAGATTTAAATCCATCAGTAATGAAATTAAAAAAACGCCATGCTGAGCAAATCCAAAACAAGATTTCAGTAGCAGAAATAATGGATAAATTAAAGGAAAAAAATATAACTATCAATTTAAATACAGTGATTTATAAAAGTACTTTCAAAAAGATTGCAAGTCTATATCAGTTAAATACTGCTCAAGTTTTAGAAGCAATTTTAATTTGCTATGATTATGAAAACGATATTTTAAGTCCTGAGGTTTTATTTGATTTTATTACTGTTAAAAACGTTGAAATGACAGAAAACAATTGTGATTTAGTTGCTGTAAAAAAATGCCGTGAAATGGAAGAAATTGATCCCATTAATTATTTAGAACTTTTAAGAGATGGTAAAACTTTAACCTCTGCTTCAAAAAATATTATCAAAACTTTACAAAATGATTTTAAATTTAATAATGGTATCATAAACTGTTTGTTAGAGTTTTCTTATTACAAAAACTCTCATGAAATTGTTGGTAATTATTTAATAAAAATTGCCCAATCAGTTCAAGATTTAAAAATAACTAAAACCATTGATTTAATGAACTATTTAAAACAAGCTCACAAGGAATCACTAAAAAATAATCAAGCCAAAAAATCAACTTCAAAAACAAAGGTAGTTGAGAAGTTTAAAGATATTGTGGCATCAATTGATTGGGATTCAAATAGCGAACCTGAAGCGTATCAATCTAAACTAATCTGATAG
- the mutM gene encoding DNA-formamidopyrimidine glycosylase, giving the protein MPELPEVETVVRTLRKLVVGKKITSAKIIYPNLLKQPTNINQFETEITGQTINSIERIAKHIIFHFDNKVLISHLRMEGKWFYEEIGSQVNIKHQEAAFIIDDKMQLSYYDTRKFGTLHWQDVDNFRNSKPISTVGPEPFSELVTPNYLFNRINKSRKHIKTILLDQTIISGIGNIYADEILFDAKINPLKSGNELKLDDFEQIITSSRKILNKAVELGGTTIDSYQSAHGIDGKFQNYLKAHTRVGLPCLICGDTITKIKVNGRGTYYCQTCQVLE; this is encoded by the coding sequence ATGCCAGAATTACCAGAAGTCGAAACAGTTGTTAGAACATTAAGGAAATTAGTGGTGGGTAAAAAGATTACCTCCGCTAAAATTATTTATCCAAATTTGTTAAAACAACCTACAAATATTAATCAGTTTGAAACTGAAATTACCGGACAAACTATAAATTCAATTGAAAGAATTGCTAAACATATTATTTTTCATTTTGATAACAAGGTTTTGATATCACATTTAAGAATGGAAGGTAAGTGATTTTATGAAGAAATTGGTAGTCAAGTAAATATAAAACATCAAGAAGCTGCCTTTATTATTGATGATAAAATGCAATTATCTTACTACGATACTAGAAAATTTGGAACCCTACATTGACAGGATGTGGATAATTTCAGAAACTCAAAACCAATTTCTACTGTTGGACCCGAACCCTTTAGCGAGTTGGTGACACCAAACTATCTATTTAATAGAATTAACAAATCGCGTAAACATATAAAGACAATTCTTTTAGATCAAACTATTATTTCAGGAATTGGCAATATTTATGCTGATGAAATATTGTTTGATGCCAAAATTAACCCCTTAAAAAGCGGAAATGAGCTTAAATTAGACGACTTTGAACAGATAATCACCTCGTCTAGAAAAATCCTTAATAAAGCCGTAGAACTGGGTGGTACAACTATTGACAGTTATCAGTCTGCTCACGGAATTGATGGTAAATTTCAAAATTACTTGAAAGCCCACACAAGAGTGGGATTGCCATGCTTAATTTGTGGTGATACAATCACTAAAATTAAGGTAAATGGAAGAGGTACTTATTACTGTCAAACTTGTCAAGTTTTGGAATAG
- the polA gene encoding DNA polymerase I, giving the protein MKNKKILLVDGNSLIFRAYFASAYTGNILRTKSGIPTNAVYSFVNMLSSLLNENDYYDVVVAFDKGKKTFRHDKMPDYKAGRSKTPDELVTQFPIVREFLQSANIAYFEIENIEADDIIGSISQILFKDNEEYLVEILTSDKDMFQLINSNTKILIPKTGVSDLLVFGEEELLEKWSIKPEQIPDLKGIMGDPSDNIKGVSGIGEKGAINLLQKYFSLEEIYNNIDEITGATQKKLIDSKEIALLSKEIATIKTDVVIQNFKCEKINLNIDAIIEFLNKYEMFSLVKRLSNRVNNINQEEKIEYQVLKNWDDKLECEENAVIIELLDNNYHKSDVIGISISNQNGNFVLNLFEQGDLNLFNWNEKKEIDEKLQKFLSDPKKIKYFYDLKSGTTALKNLGYLVNLESITYDLMLVGYIKDSSLKSTFSNYLRSILPEIEVVEPEDVFGKGVKKTANIDPEVKFGYLAKKSNALLKSKQPAYDFLNSENLMNLYENIDLKFAKLLFKMEQAGVYVNREELALQTNQIKLKIEQLENEIKDLVSGHVTEDFNIASPKQLKELLYINLKLPDYHKGSTDKEALEKLSHLNPVIEKIMQHRKFSKLYSTYLKGFEKYIFSDNKVHTIYNQTLTTTGRLSSIEPNLQNISIRDEDQKAVRKIFSSEPGWEYQSYDYSQIELRVLAQIAPEKNMLEIFSQKRDIHTEAARLIYNIGANETVSYEMRRTAKIFNFGIIYGLSDFGLSNDLNISIPQAKKFIEAYFKSFPDILIYKEKLVNQGKVNGYVETITKRRRFIYELMSSNYQVRQFGERAALNAPIQGSAADILKLAMININECIIKNNLKSQMIAQIHDEIIFYVPSEESEIVKKIVKEEMQSALSKLFEIMNFDNKVLVELEVSSSQGNDWFELK; this is encoded by the coding sequence ATGAAAAATAAAAAAATACTATTAGTAGATGGAAATTCGCTAATTTTTAGAGCTTATTTTGCCTCTGCCTACACAGGTAATATTTTAAGAACAAAATCAGGTATTCCAACTAATGCGGTTTATTCCTTTGTGAATATGCTTTCAAGTTTACTCAATGAAAATGATTACTATGATGTTGTTGTTGCTTTTGATAAAGGGAAAAAAACTTTTCGCCACGACAAAATGCCTGATTATAAAGCAGGAAGAAGTAAAACCCCAGATGAACTAGTAACACAATTCCCGATTGTTCGCGAGTTTCTTCAATCAGCTAATATTGCTTATTTTGAAATAGAAAATATTGAAGCCGATGATATCATTGGTAGCATTTCTCAAATTCTGTTTAAAGATAATGAAGAATATCTCGTTGAAATCCTGACTAGTGATAAGGATATGTTCCAATTAATTAATTCAAATACAAAAATACTAATTCCCAAAACCGGTGTCAGTGATTTACTGGTTTTTGGGGAGGAAGAATTACTTGAAAAGTGATCAATTAAACCAGAGCAAATCCCAGATTTAAAAGGGATTATGGGAGACCCAAGTGACAATATCAAGGGTGTTAGTGGAATTGGAGAAAAGGGTGCTATTAATTTATTACAGAAATATTTCAGTCTTGAGGAAATATACAATAATATTGATGAAATTACTGGAGCAACCCAAAAAAAATTAATAGATTCCAAAGAAATTGCCTTACTTTCCAAAGAAATTGCTACCATTAAGACTGATGTTGTAATTCAAAACTTTAAATGTGAAAAAATAAATTTAAACATTGATGCGATAATTGAATTTTTGAACAAATATGAAATGTTTTCTCTAGTTAAACGTCTGTCAAACCGAGTGAATAATATTAATCAAGAGGAAAAAATCGAATACCAAGTTTTAAAAAATTGAGATGATAAACTTGAGTGTGAAGAAAATGCTGTAATTATTGAATTACTAGACAATAATTATCATAAGTCAGATGTAATCGGGATTTCGATCAGTAATCAAAATGGTAATTTTGTTCTAAATTTATTCGAACAAGGGGACTTGAATTTATTTAATTGAAATGAAAAAAAAGAAATTGATGAAAAACTTCAAAAATTTTTAAGTGATCCAAAAAAAATAAAGTACTTCTATGATTTAAAATCAGGAACTACTGCACTGAAAAATCTAGGTTATTTAGTTAACTTAGAATCAATCACTTATGACTTAATGCTTGTTGGTTATATTAAGGATAGTTCTTTGAAATCAACTTTCTCAAACTATTTGAGATCCATTTTACCAGAAATTGAAGTGGTCGAGCCAGAAGATGTTTTTGGTAAAGGAGTTAAGAAAACTGCAAATATTGATCCTGAGGTTAAATTTGGTTACTTAGCAAAAAAATCAAATGCCTTACTTAAGTCAAAGCAACCTGCTTATGACTTTTTAAATTCAGAAAATCTAATGAATCTTTATGAAAACATCGATTTGAAATTTGCGAAGTTGTTATTTAAAATGGAGCAAGCCGGTGTTTATGTGAATCGTGAAGAACTAGCATTGCAGACAAATCAAATCAAACTAAAGATTGAGCAATTAGAAAACGAAATAAAAGATTTAGTTTCAGGACATGTAACCGAAGATTTCAATATTGCTTCGCCAAAGCAACTAAAAGAATTATTATACATAAATTTAAAGTTACCAGATTATCACAAAGGAAGCACGGACAAAGAAGCATTAGAAAAGTTAAGTCATTTAAATCCGGTTATTGAAAAAATAATGCAACATCGTAAATTTTCAAAACTTTACTCAACTTATTTAAAAGGATTTGAGAAATACATTTTTTCAGATAACAAAGTACATACAATATATAATCAGACTTTGACAACAACTGGAAGGTTGAGTTCAATTGAACCTAATTTACAAAATATTTCGATTCGTGATGAAGATCAAAAGGCGGTTCGTAAAATATTCTCAAGTGAACCTGGTTGGGAATATCAAAGTTATGATTATTCACAAATTGAATTAAGGGTTTTGGCTCAGATTGCCCCAGAAAAAAATATGTTGGAAATTTTTAGTCAAAAAAGAGATATTCATACCGAAGCTGCAAGACTAATCTATAATATTGGGGCCAACGAAACTGTAAGTTATGAAATGCGACGTACAGCTAAAATATTTAACTTTGGTATTATCTATGGACTAAGTGACTTTGGTTTATCAAATGACTTAAATATCTCAATTCCACAAGCGAAGAAGTTTATTGAAGCTTACTTTAAATCTTTCCCTGATATATTAATATACAAAGAAAAATTAGTTAATCAAGGTAAGGTTAATGGCTATGTAGAGACAATAACTAAACGTCGTCGTTTTATTTATGAACTAATGAGTTCAAATTACCAAGTAAGACAATTTGGGGAGAGAGCAGCTCTAAATGCTCCCATCCAAGGAAGCGCAGCTGATATTTTGAAACTAGCTATGATAAATATTAATGAATGTATTATTAAAAATAATTTAAAAAGCCAAATGATTGCTCAAATTCATGATGAGATAATATTTTACGTTCCAAGCGAAGAATCTGAAATTGTTAAAAAAATTGTTAAAGAAGAAATGCAATCAGCCTTATCAAAACTATTTGAAATAATGAATTTTGATAACAAGGTTTTGGTTGAATTAGAAGTAAGTTCAAGTCAAGGAAATGATTGATTTGAATTAAAATAA